One stretch of Streptomyces sp. NBC_00443 DNA includes these proteins:
- a CDS encoding DUF7824 domain-containing protein, whose amino-acid sequence MSSLMEAVRAGRTAEVVSLLDGMTDAERRSFFPELKTLRKELRADQWTAQARSAYPTLHAAGTACQTGAAGVASWLAASDMRWWPAPPAVLIDLLGDRSPGWLGDVAHRVAERPTSSRVPYELMAGLVRLSGCPVPTTEAYVHGWVEHIGHGWQRGDTVLDRLRKDPHLAQLTAALFETNDIGSRLAWTADEGPNSWTEALATLTTEGVLDRKATVDACLARLLRGGPAADHRVFLRMLRALALTRDEEREHTAEWLALAADAASVVAAHAQSVLASLALDRELTTRQLAEMSGAVLFRPEKKLVRAQLVLLGKVLVRDASAADELLRAAAQAFGHEDSDVQERALKLVERHAGKVGLDETHEELASAAAQLIPTLRMRAAQSLQASSEMSEPAPYEEVLPPAPEPVRLAPAPESAEELTEEVGALLASDGDVAAFERALDGLVRHAYHDRDGLLEALDPVVARRWWDGREQAYAYSADDYFTRHHGLINAAHGLELLLATLRGKVLTATLHKAVQRGTVTSDCGHSPLARAFEARIWEVAYRIRTEPLPFLLSTPTWGTGLLEPDELVARLDAYRRLGARVSEADFAQALLRVRRGDRASAEAAAERAAALGTAEGTRLAGWLTTGAPTVPVFHRQTSGDRILVASGEIAEFQGDFPAGFRPLGRPVSFARDHWHCWHWGDGMRGHWLALLPEQRELVAVRMLRELSAVAVDDTRGDAAVLPRLAESGGEAGDAVHLAVAYGLGARHPEDRLAAVDALLVLAAGGQLDAARMGADLGQLVRRGAVKPSRLVESARTAAATGANATIWGMLRHTLPVLLADLAADGGTGAAAGGATGRATGGATSGATAPPRGLADLLAIAAECAERTGARDELPHLARAADRRGSSRLVAQARRLRSALAAA is encoded by the coding sequence ATGAGTTCACTGATGGAAGCGGTACGGGCCGGACGGACGGCCGAGGTGGTGAGCCTGCTGGACGGGATGACCGATGCCGAACGACGTTCGTTCTTCCCGGAGTTGAAGACACTACGCAAGGAGCTGAGGGCGGATCAGTGGACCGCGCAGGCCCGCAGCGCCTATCCCACCCTGCATGCCGCGGGGACCGCGTGCCAGACCGGTGCGGCCGGCGTGGCGAGCTGGCTCGCGGCCTCCGACATGCGCTGGTGGCCCGCTCCGCCGGCGGTGCTGATCGACCTCCTGGGCGACCGATCCCCCGGCTGGCTCGGCGACGTGGCGCACCGAGTGGCCGAGCGGCCGACCAGCTCGCGTGTGCCGTACGAGCTGATGGCGGGCCTGGTACGGCTCTCCGGCTGTCCGGTGCCGACGACGGAGGCCTATGTCCACGGGTGGGTGGAGCACATCGGCCATGGCTGGCAGCGCGGTGACACGGTCCTGGACCGGCTGCGCAAAGACCCGCACCTCGCGCAGCTCACGGCCGCGCTCTTCGAGACGAACGACATCGGCAGCCGTCTGGCATGGACCGCGGACGAGGGTCCGAACAGCTGGACCGAGGCGCTGGCGACGCTCACCACCGAAGGCGTCCTGGACCGGAAGGCCACGGTCGACGCGTGCCTGGCCCGGCTGCTGCGGGGCGGTCCGGCCGCCGACCACCGGGTGTTCCTGCGCATGCTCCGCGCCCTTGCTCTGACCCGGGACGAGGAGCGGGAGCACACGGCCGAGTGGCTGGCCCTGGCTGCCGACGCCGCGTCCGTCGTGGCCGCGCACGCCCAGTCGGTGCTGGCCTCGCTCGCCCTGGACAGAGAACTGACCACCCGTCAACTCGCCGAGATGTCGGGCGCGGTCCTCTTCCGCCCCGAGAAGAAGCTCGTGCGCGCCCAGCTGGTTCTGTTGGGCAAGGTTCTCGTCCGCGACGCTTCCGCCGCCGATGAGCTGCTGCGCGCCGCTGCCCAGGCCTTCGGCCACGAGGACTCGGACGTACAGGAGCGGGCGCTGAAGCTGGTGGAGCGGCATGCGGGCAAAGTTGGCCTGGACGAGACACACGAGGAACTCGCCTCCGCCGCCGCACAGTTGATTCCCACGCTCCGGATGCGTGCCGCCCAGAGTCTGCAGGCGTCCTCCGAGATGTCGGAGCCGGCGCCCTACGAGGAGGTGCTGCCGCCCGCACCGGAGCCGGTGCGACTCGCGCCCGCGCCCGAGTCCGCGGAGGAACTGACCGAAGAAGTAGGTGCCTTGCTCGCGTCCGATGGTGACGTGGCGGCATTCGAGCGAGCCCTCGACGGGCTCGTACGTCACGCGTACCACGACCGGGACGGGCTGCTGGAGGCGCTGGACCCCGTCGTCGCACGGCGCTGGTGGGACGGCCGGGAGCAGGCGTACGCGTACAGCGCGGACGACTACTTCACCAGGCACCACGGTCTGATCAACGCGGCGCACGGCCTCGAACTCCTGCTGGCGACGCTGCGCGGGAAGGTGCTCACGGCCACGCTCCACAAGGCCGTCCAGCGTGGGACCGTCACCAGTGACTGCGGCCACAGCCCGCTCGCCCGGGCCTTCGAGGCCCGCATCTGGGAGGTGGCGTACCGGATCCGCACCGAGCCTCTGCCGTTCCTGCTGTCCACGCCCACCTGGGGCACGGGCCTGTTGGAGCCGGACGAACTGGTGGCGCGCCTCGACGCGTACCGGCGGCTCGGCGCAAGGGTGTCGGAGGCCGACTTCGCGCAGGCGCTGCTGCGGGTCCGGCGCGGTGACCGTGCGTCGGCCGAGGCGGCCGCGGAGCGGGCGGCGGCGCTGGGCACGGCGGAGGGGACGCGTCTCGCCGGGTGGCTGACAACCGGGGCTCCGACCGTGCCCGTGTTCCACCGGCAGACGTCAGGGGACCGCATACTCGTCGCATCCGGGGAGATCGCCGAGTTTCAAGGTGACTTCCCTGCCGGATTCCGTCCGTTGGGACGGCCGGTGAGCTTCGCCCGGGATCACTGGCACTGCTGGCACTGGGGCGACGGCATGCGCGGGCACTGGCTGGCCCTGCTGCCCGAGCAGCGTGAGCTGGTGGCGGTCAGAATGCTGCGCGAACTGTCGGCAGTCGCCGTCGACGACACCCGGGGCGACGCGGCGGTCCTGCCGCGACTGGCCGAATCGGGCGGCGAGGCCGGTGATGCGGTGCACTTGGCCGTGGCGTACGGGCTCGGTGCGCGGCACCCGGAGGACCGGCTCGCCGCCGTGGACGCCCTGTTGGTGCTGGCGGCCGGCGGGCAGCTCGACGCGGCCAGGATGGGCGCGGATCTGGGGCAGTTGGTGCGACGCGGGGCCGTGAAGCCGTCGCGGCTCGTGGAGTCGGCGCGCACAGCGGCGGCCACGGGGGCGAACGCCACCATCTGGGGAATGCTCCGACACACCCTGCCCGTCCTGCTCGCGGACCTCGCAGCAGATGGAGGTACCGGTGCAGCGGCCGGCGGCGCTACCGGTCGGGCTACCGGCGGCGCTACCAGTGGGGCGACCGCGCCCCCACGCGGCCTCGCGGATCTCCTTGCCATCGCCGCGGAGTGCGCCGAGCGAACGGGGGCACGCGATGAACTGCCGCACCTGGCGCGGGCGGCGGACCGCCGTGGCTCGTCCCGGCTCGTGGCACAGGCCCGGCGCCTGCGTAGTGCGTTGGCGGCCGCCTGA
- a CDS encoding SWIM zinc finger family protein — MTRSLQAVAYCRPSVLESTADGQHLGLETSRGATPSGVEDHPRFFAGFLTSPQVASAGLLAVADVAAARYYQRQLRASLDPVVTGNGDRLRFESFSGCCGVYARLDVLEAGLDGDEVGHGTTNVDVNNPLREALSRIGADDPLHLRVGPEELAVTMLDGPVVEKKVPLPDRWLRGFAEAQVVAAGFDLRAELPAAEAVRFLRALPRGGARGASIGARWVVPSGSGLRPTTRAVPGAVCLPGPERLIALQRVLRHATALRVYGPSVAGGAAATASAWEVVLPGMRLTLTLSPDASRGFSGEGGVLDALAADEAAEDAELIAVLLAWEPRVDVADLAAASGLTPERVRAALVRLGTSGRVGYDTAEAAYFHRELPYDAERVERHNPRLRSARALVAAGAVALDGAVGTVTAEDGHVHRVRDEAGVLSCSCLWWAKYRGGRGPCKHALAVRMVRRGITAVERDMARVDGGAR, encoded by the coding sequence ATGACGCGATCTTTGCAGGCCGTGGCCTACTGCCGACCCTCCGTGCTGGAGTCCACTGCGGACGGACAGCACCTGGGGCTCGAGACCTCACGAGGTGCGACGCCCTCGGGCGTCGAGGACCATCCGCGGTTCTTCGCGGGCTTTCTGACGTCCCCTCAGGTGGCCTCGGCCGGGCTGCTCGCGGTGGCCGACGTGGCGGCCGCGCGGTACTACCAGCGGCAGCTGCGTGCCTCCCTCGACCCGGTGGTGACGGGGAACGGCGACCGGCTGCGCTTCGAGTCCTTCTCCGGCTGCTGCGGGGTGTACGCGCGCCTGGACGTGCTGGAAGCCGGCCTGGACGGCGACGAGGTGGGGCACGGCACGACGAACGTCGACGTCAACAACCCCTTGCGCGAGGCCCTGTCGAGGATCGGCGCGGACGATCCGCTCCATCTGCGGGTCGGCCCGGAGGAGTTGGCGGTGACCATGCTGGACGGGCCGGTCGTGGAGAAGAAGGTGCCGCTCCCCGACCGCTGGCTGCGGGGCTTCGCGGAGGCCCAGGTGGTAGCGGCCGGCTTCGACCTGCGGGCCGAGCTGCCGGCGGCGGAGGCCGTGCGGTTCCTGCGGGCGCTGCCCCGCGGTGGGGCGCGTGGCGCCTCGATCGGCGCCCGATGGGTGGTGCCTTCGGGCAGCGGGTTGCGGCCGACCACGCGCGCGGTGCCCGGAGCGGTGTGTCTGCCCGGCCCGGAGCGGCTGATCGCGCTCCAGCGGGTGCTGAGGCATGCCACGGCCCTGCGGGTGTACGGCCCGTCGGTCGCGGGCGGCGCCGCCGCGACGGCCAGTGCCTGGGAGGTGGTCCTGCCGGGCATGCGGCTGACACTGACGCTGTCACCGGACGCCTCGCGCGGCTTCTCCGGCGAGGGCGGTGTCCTGGATGCCCTCGCGGCGGACGAGGCCGCCGAGGACGCGGAGCTGATCGCGGTGCTCCTCGCGTGGGAACCCCGTGTCGACGTGGCCGACCTGGCCGCCGCCTCGGGACTCACACCCGAGCGCGTCCGGGCGGCGCTGGTCCGCCTGGGCACATCGGGGCGGGTCGGATACGACACGGCGGAGGCTGCTTATTTCCACCGGGAGCTGCCGTACGACGCCGAGCGCGTGGAGCGCCACAACCCGCGGCTGCGTTCGGCGCGGGCGCTGGTGGCGGCGGGCGCGGTCGCGCTGGACGGCGCCGTCGGGACAGTGACGGCCGAGGACGGACATGTGCACCGGGTGCGGGACGAGGCGGGCGTGCTCAGCTGCAGTTGCCTGTGGTGGGCGAAGTACCGGGGCGGGCGCGGGCCGTGCAAGCACGCGCTGGCGGTGCGGATGGTGCGGCGAGGAATCACCGCTGTGGAGCGGGACATGGCACGAGTCGACGGGGGTGCGCGATGA